From a region of the Daphnia pulicaria isolate SC F1-1A chromosome 1, SC_F0-13Bv2, whole genome shotgun sequence genome:
- the LOC124320387 gene encoding choline-phosphate cytidylyltransferase A-like — protein sequence MSSRKRPHENEETEECTIKSSPPPTFSKVEPAPFSEDEQALAALDMCDYSKKITIEMAQSDTAQRPVRVYADGIYDLFHQGHARQLMQAKRVFPNVYLLVGVCSDSLTHENKGRTVMDENERYEAVRHCRYVDEVVRDAPWTLDDDFLNKHKIDFVAHDEIPYSAGSSDDIYAHIKARGMFVATERTEGVSTSDVVARIVKDYDVYVRRNLARGYSARELNVGYIKEKTFRLQNKMDELKNKGKKVIENIGEKRQDLIQKWEDKSKEFIGNFLLLFGREGRISHFWNEGKGRIRQALSPPSSPPRSLNTSSSSRRHYDSGPPKKMVRYEECADYSSDDSSTGASQDEIGDDEADEIGRSENAVVETNGTKKEAL from the exons ATGTCGTCGCGAAAAAGACCAcacgaaaatgaagaaaccgAAGAGTGCACAATAAAATCGTCCCCACCACCAACATTTTCCAAG GTTGAACCAGCACCTTTCAGTGAAGATGAGCAGGCATTGGCAGCATTGGATATGTgtgattattcaaaaaaaattacaattgaaATGGCCCAGAGTGATACAG CGCAGCGTCCCGTAAGAGTTTATGCCGACGGAATCTATGACCTCTTTCATCAAGGACACGCACGACAACTCATGCAAGCCAAGCGAGTTTTTCCAAATGTATATCTACTAGTAGGAG TCTGCAGTGACAGCCTGACCCATGAGAACAAAGGTCGAACAGTTATGGATGAAAATGAGCGCTACGAGGCCGTTAGACACTGCCGATACGTCGATGAAGTGGTCCGTGATGCCCCTTGGACTCTTGACGATGATTTTCTTAACAAACATAAG ATCGACTTTGTAGCCCATGATGAGATTCCGTACTCGGCAGGAAGTAGTGATGATATTTACGCTCACATAAAAGCAAGAGGCATGTTTGTAGCAACAGAACGCACAG AGGGAGTTTCCACATCTGATGTTGTGGCGCGTATAGTCAAGGACTATGATGTATACGTTCGGCGGAATTTGGCGCGTGGGTACTCCGCTAGGGAACTTAATGTTGGTTATATTAAA gaaaaaacgtttcgtctacaaaacaaaatggacgaattaaaaaataaaggaaaaaaagtcaTCGAAAACATAGGAGAAAAGAGACAAGacttaattcaaaaatgggaAGATAAATCTAAAGAGTTCATAGGAAACTTTCTGCTGTTATTTGGACGAGAAGGACGAATT TCCCATTTTTGGAACGAAGGAAAAGGGCGGATTCGGCAAGCCTTGTCTCCCCCCTCAAGTCCGCCTCGCAGTCTCAACACATCTTCATCTTCACGTCGTCATTACGACTCTGG cccacccaagaaaatggtgcggtACGAGGAATGTGCTGATTATTCGAGCGATGACAGCAGCACTGGTGCGAGCCAAGACGAAATTGGCGATGACGAAGCTGACGAAATTGGCCGCAGTGAAAATGCTGTTGTAGAAACGAACGGAACCAAAAAAGAAGCACTTTAA